CGCTGTGCGCCCGGGGTGAAGAAGGTCGTTAGCGATTTAGCGGCAGGTCGATGCTGGGTTCCCCCCTGGGTGGCTCCTCACCTCATGGGTGATGCCCTCGTCTGTGCGAAGTCCCAGGGCGAGCACCTCCTCCAGCCTGTGGGCACATGGGAGAGCTGTGAGGCGGCACGGAACGGGagagggtgtggggggggacacaccccCCCATACTTACTGCTCCAGCAGGCTCAGCACCACCCGCCTCCTGGTGCCGTGCCCCCGGCTCTGCACCTCCTGCATCCAGGCATCGGGCTCCAGCGTCTGGACACGGGCCTCCCGGCTGCAGCCACCCTCACCCCATGGCACAAACCGCCCGTGCGCCCCTGCAATGGGAGCGGGGGGGACACGATGGAGTTCAGGGGGCACACACAGTCACGCATGCATCCCCCTGTCAGACCCCCATCACTCTGGCTTACCCGGCCCCACGCCGATGTATTGCTCGGCCTGCCAGTAGGAGAGGTTGTGGGTGCTGAGGGCGCCCTGGGGGAGAGCATTGcatggggtgagggggggctgAGCCTGCTTGTGGGGGTGGCATGGCACTGGGGGGGAGCACGGCATGGGGGGCACCCCACCTTCCTTGCAAAATTGGAGACCTCGTAGTGCCGGAAGCCGGCAGCCACCAGCATGGTGCGGGCTGTCTGGTACATGTCAGCCAGGAGGTCCTGGGGGGGCACGGGCAGGGCCCCCCCCCAGACCTGTGCTGCCAGCGCTGTGCCCCGCTCCAGCGTCAGCTGGTACAGGGAGATGTGGTCGTCGCAGAGCCCCAGTGCCGCCTCCAGCCCCTGGGTCCAGGAATCCTGGCTCTGCCCCGGCAGCCCGAAGAGGAGGTCGATGGAGGTTCGGCTGGGGAAGAGCTCCCGTGCCGCCTCCACGGCCCCCCGCACCTCCGCCGCTGTGTGCTCCCGGCCCAGCAGCCGCAGCTCTGCATCGTCCAGAGACTGTGGAGGGAGCGCAGTGGCAGTGGGCAAGCACGGGGGGCTGTGGCGGACAGGACGAAGGAGAGCCCCTCTCACCTGGACGCCGATGGAGAGGCGGTTGACGCCAGCTTCCCTGAAGCTGGCGAGGCGTGGTGTGCTGACAGAGCTGGGGTTGGCCTCCAGCGTGACCTCGGCGCCGGCAGGGAGGTGGGCAGCCCCCGCGACGGCTTCCAGCACCGCTGCGATGGTGCGGGGGCTGGCCAGGCTGGGGGTACCCCCTCCGAAGAAGACGGAGGTGACGCTGTAGGGCAGAGGGTGGGGAGGCTGCGGGTGGGTGCCAAAGGGCCCCGCACCCCCCCAACCCGAGACCTCCCCAAGCACCCACCTCTGCACCTGGCTGAGGTGGAGCAGGGTGCGTGCCTCCCGCACCAGGCAGGCGCGCACGGCCGCCTCGTCCACCGCCGGCACCACGTACTTGTTGAAGTTGCAGTAGGAGCAGCGCTTGCGGCAGTAGGGCCACTGCGGGCACGGGATGCCGTGGGGGATGGCTGCACCCCCGGGCACCCCactttggggagggggacaccCCCATGCACCGGCCCCAGTGCTCCCCACCTGCCCCAGGGGCACAACGTGCGTGCCCCGTGGGTGCCTCCCCCCATTCACGTGGATGGCTCGGGGACCCCCCAGGTGTGCTCCAGGACACGTGCAAGGATGCACCCCCACGTGTGCAAACCCCAGGGTCCTGCATGCAGCCCCCACGTGTGCAAGCCCCGTGGTCCCACGGTCGCTCCCCAACGTGTGCAAGCCCCGGAGTCCCACGTGTGCCCCCCACGTGTGCAATCCCCGGCGTCCCTCCCCTAA
This region of Buteo buteo chromosome 13, bButBut1.hap1.1, whole genome shotgun sequence genomic DNA includes:
- the RSAD1 gene encoding radical S-adenosyl methionine domain-containing protein 1, mitochondrial, whose translation is MAARGWRTAAAAIAAGRPGGAGPGRGPGPGSEPVAEPVAPATAALYVHWPYCRKRCSYCNFNKYVVPAVDEAAVRACLVREARTLLHLSQVQSVTSVFFGGGTPSLASPRTIAAVLEAVAGAAHLPAGAEVTLEANPSSVSTPRLASFREAGVNRLSIGVQSLDDAELRLLGREHTAAEVRGAVEAARELFPSRTSIDLLFGLPGQSQDSWTQGLEAALGLCDDHISLYQLTLERGTALAAQVWGGALPVPPQDLLADMYQTARTMLVAAGFRHYEVSNFARKGALSTHNLSYWQAEQYIGVGPGAHGRFVPWGEGGCSREARVQTLEPDAWMQEVQSRGHGTRRRVVLSLLEQLEEVLALGLRTDEGITHERWGQFSPHLSLEAVFGVPGEAKDLQQQGWLVLDGGGLRCSWEGLALLDSLLPDLLCQLQHRWALPAALPRPGRGAEEKPDGGQGR